Proteins from a genomic interval of Enterococcus faecium:
- a CDS encoding 6-pyruvoyl-tetrahydropterin synthase-related protein encodes MKINKKVVILSGLIIVSSIYSFIFFKNTQSIYTTGDLSFHLSRIKGLSTIFTSPINYETFNYTGYGVNYFYPFLTFFPAVMLYWMTKNLIVSYIIYVWLLNLCTTLVAYHYGERFLKQKKAAFLFSCLYIFSAYRTVDIYYRSAIAEAIAITLVIPVLFYAYQIISGKEEKYPSVKLALSMSLLVYSHVLSTLMSTALIIIFIFIRLVSKGFKNADFIAIFKKLFSAAGMTLVLTSAFWYPMFEQMLYQKINKPSVTNLYAHASNVFDSLTEAMNNDLTTYSMGLVGLLSLCIPLILFKKLTNIEKKIYYGTCLTWLATTSLVPWYLLQNTPAKLLQFPWRILSLQIIFSSLILTMIFFKNRRYNKTRELFYLFMTVLLLITLTVSSKKNFNQKIISQPGHIVVNKETVEAYTTKGMDYFLYDYSPIASLENKEHIIKHEAKIGSQWVNLPYKTTGSSIIYRVTNEKSQVITLPVYAYLGTNVEINHQPVKEQVNANGLVQISGVKGVADIKVSTSYTVTTIISYLVTLTAYLCLFFKIVFHKR; translated from the coding sequence ATGAAAATAAATAAAAAAGTAGTAATATTGAGTGGATTAATTATAGTTAGTAGTATATATTCTTTCATCTTTTTCAAAAATACACAGAGTATTTATACCACTGGAGATCTTTCTTTTCACTTATCTCGAATCAAGGGGTTATCGACTATTTTTACCAGTCCGATTAATTATGAGACATTCAATTATACTGGATATGGTGTAAATTATTTTTATCCCTTTCTGACTTTTTTTCCAGCTGTAATGTTATATTGGATGACAAAAAATTTGATTGTAAGCTATATTATTTACGTTTGGTTATTGAACTTGTGTACAACACTCGTAGCTTATCATTATGGCGAGCGGTTTTTAAAACAAAAAAAAGCGGCATTTTTATTTAGTTGTCTCTATATTTTCTCTGCTTATCGGACAGTAGACATCTACTATCGTTCCGCAATTGCCGAAGCTATCGCAATAACACTTGTTATCCCTGTATTATTTTATGCTTATCAAATCATCTCTGGAAAAGAAGAAAAGTATCCGTCTGTAAAGCTAGCATTGAGTATGAGTTTGCTAGTGTACAGCCATGTACTATCAACATTAATGAGTACAGCATTAATTATCATTTTTATTTTTATTCGTTTGGTTTCTAAAGGTTTCAAGAATGCAGATTTTATTGCTATATTTAAAAAATTATTTAGTGCGGCAGGAATGACATTGGTTCTGACGAGTGCTTTTTGGTATCCGATGTTTGAACAAATGCTCTACCAAAAAATCAACAAACCTAGCGTGACAAATTTATATGCTCATGCATCTAATGTGTTCGATAGTCTGACTGAAGCTATGAACAACGACTTAACTACTTACTCAATGGGACTAGTTGGTCTGTTATCTTTATGTATTCCCCTGATTTTATTTAAAAAATTAACAAACATAGAAAAAAAGATTTATTATGGTACGTGTTTGACTTGGCTAGCTACAACTAGTTTGGTGCCATGGTATCTTCTGCAAAATACGCCAGCCAAATTGTTACAATTTCCTTGGCGGATCTTAAGCTTGCAAATAATATTCTCTTCTCTGATATTAACGATGATATTTTTCAAAAATAGAAGATACAATAAGACAAGAGAACTATTTTATTTATTTATGACTGTTTTGTTATTAATCACTTTAACTGTTTCTAGTAAAAAAAATTTCAATCAAAAAATAATTTCTCAGCCGGGACATATTGTTGTAAACAAAGAAACAGTAGAGGCGTATACCACTAAAGGAATGGATTATTTTTTATATGATTATTCTCCTATCGCTTCATTGGAGAATAAGGAGCATATAATAAAACACGAAGCAAAGATTGGCAGTCAATGGGTAAACCTTCCTTATAAAACAACTGGTAGTTCTATCATATATAGAGTAACTAATGAGAAGAGCCAAGTAATCACACTTCCTGTATATGCTTATTTAGGAACGAATGTAGAAATAAATCATCAACCTGTAAAGGAGCAGGTGAATGCTAATGGATTGGTACAAATAAGCGGAGTCAAAGGAGTTGCTGATATTAAAGTAAGCACAAGTTATACAGTAACGACTATTATTTCTTATCTTGTTACATTAACTGCATATTTATGTTTATTTTTTAAAATAGTTTTCCATAAAAGGTAA
- the msrA gene encoding peptide-methionine (S)-S-oxide reductase MsrA, with translation MDEEQIFIQTLYNLILNPNTRDWERKVLIQTKNDIRENISVKEQLSKLEATLRPLAIRMNLTPDVMDFYLLITEGFDKEQKYDFSKHAMQDADYQERAVFAGGCFWCMVEPFESKKGILSVLSGYTGGHVEKPNYDQVSGGYTGHVEAVEIIYDTREISYSELLTIYWQITDPTDTFGQFQDRGKQYRPVIFYQGERQKELAEQSKQKLDSSGTFHQPIVTKIEPAGTFWPAENYHQQFYKKQPKRYKKIQQARNQFLIYQRVKNKWQKNIRKNHFD, from the coding sequence ATGGATGAGGAACAAATATTCATTCAAACACTTTATAATCTGATTTTGAATCCGAATACACGAGATTGGGAACGAAAAGTATTGATTCAGACAAAGAATGACATAAGAGAAAATATATCCGTTAAAGAACAGTTATCAAAACTAGAAGCAACACTACGTCCATTAGCTATCCGAATGAATCTGACGCCTGATGTAATGGACTTTTATTTATTGATTACGGAAGGATTTGATAAGGAGCAAAAATATGACTTTTCCAAGCATGCCATGCAAGATGCTGACTATCAAGAACGTGCAGTATTTGCAGGGGGATGTTTCTGGTGTATGGTCGAGCCGTTTGAATCGAAAAAAGGGATCCTATCTGTTTTGTCAGGATACACGGGCGGACATGTTGAAAAACCAAATTATGATCAAGTAAGTGGTGGTTACACAGGTCATGTGGAAGCTGTGGAGATCATTTATGACACAAGAGAAATAAGTTATAGCGAGTTGCTGACAATCTATTGGCAAATTACTGATCCCACAGATACATTTGGACAATTTCAAGATAGAGGGAAGCAATATCGTCCAGTGATTTTTTATCAAGGCGAACGACAAAAAGAATTAGCGGAACAATCAAAACAGAAACTAGACAGTTCAGGAACTTTCCACCAACCAATCGTCACAAAAATCGAACCAGCCGGTACGTTTTGGCCAGCAGAAAACTATCATCAGCAATTTTACAAAAAACAACCGAAACGTTATAAAAAAATCCAGCAAGCACGTAATCAATTTCTGATCTATCAACGAGTAAAAAACAAATGGCAAAAAAATATACGAAAAAATCATTTTGATTAA
- a CDS encoding PTS lactose/cellobiose transporter subunit IIA produces the protein MEDQKNLEAIMGLIMFGGNAKSDAMEAIAAAKKGDFTLADEKIKDAEESLVQAHHSQTEMLTQEAQGNHVEVTLLTVHSQDHLMTSIAFTDLAKEIIDLYRRLNA, from the coding sequence ATGGAAGATCAAAAAAATCTAGAAGCCATCATGGGTCTGATCATGTTTGGCGGAAATGCAAAAAGCGATGCAATGGAAGCGATTGCTGCTGCGAAAAAAGGTGATTTCACTTTAGCAGATGAAAAAATCAAAGATGCAGAGGAATCTTTAGTCCAAGCACATCACTCTCAAACAGAGATGCTGACACAAGAAGCACAAGGAAATCACGTTGAAGTCACGCTTTTGACGGTCCACAGTCAAGATCATCTGATGACATCTATAGCTTTTACAGATTTAGCAAAAGAGATCATTGATCTGTATCGTCGATTGAACGCGTAA
- a CDS encoding aldo/keto reductase, producing MEYRKSGHSGLKLPILSLGLWQNFGDYDPIHNQREILRGAFDMGITHFDLANNYGGPAGAAEKNFGRIFREDFQAYRDELIISSKAGYHMWEGPYGEWGSRKSIISSCDQSLQRMGLDYVDIFYHHRPDPDTPLEETAEALMQLVRQGKALYIGISNYNGEDTKKMTEILKRKEAPFIIHQMRYNMFSRALLEDDLSPVLEEEGLGAITFSPLAQGLLTNRYLHGIPEDSRAHRKEIPFLSEEQVGSTLEKIKALQTIAVSRGQSLAQMALAWNLRQKSVTSVLVGASRLSQLQESVRMMDNLDFSPEEELRIDQILE from the coding sequence ATGGAATATCGTAAATCCGGTCATTCAGGTTTGAAATTACCGATTTTATCTCTCGGATTATGGCAAAATTTTGGTGATTATGATCCTATCCATAATCAAAGAGAGATTTTAAGAGGCGCATTCGACATGGGAATTACCCATTTCGACCTTGCGAATAATTATGGAGGCCCTGCTGGAGCTGCAGAGAAAAACTTTGGGCGTATTTTTAGAGAAGATTTTCAAGCCTACCGTGATGAACTGATTATTTCTAGCAAAGCAGGTTATCATATGTGGGAAGGGCCATATGGGGAATGGGGCTCTCGTAAATCCATCATTTCAAGTTGTGACCAAAGTCTCCAAAGAATGGGGCTAGATTATGTTGACATCTTCTATCATCATCGCCCAGACCCTGATACACCTTTGGAAGAAACAGCAGAAGCTTTGATGCAACTTGTAAGACAAGGAAAAGCATTATATATTGGTATATCCAACTATAATGGAGAAGATACAAAAAAAATGACTGAAATTTTAAAAAGAAAGGAAGCACCGTTCATTATTCATCAGATGCGCTACAATATGTTTTCTCGTGCACTACTAGAAGACGATCTATCTCCAGTATTAGAAGAAGAAGGGCTAGGGGCAATCACGTTCAGTCCGCTTGCTCAAGGGTTGCTGACAAATCGTTATCTACATGGTATTCCTGAAGATTCTAGAGCACATCGTAAGGAAATACCATTCCTTTCAGAAGAACAAGTTGGATCAACTCTGGAAAAAATCAAAGCACTGCAAACAATCGCCGTATCACGAGGACAATCATTAGCGCAAATGGCCCTTGCATGGAATTTGCGACAAAAATCTGTTACAAGTGTACTGGTCGGAGCAAGTCGGTTAAGTCAGTTACAAGAAAGTGTTCGAATGATGGATAATTTAGATTTCTCACCAGAAGAAGAATTGAGAATCGACCAAATTCTAGAATAG
- a CDS encoding PTS sugar transporter subunit IIC, with protein MRGSGMSFMDKLANVLGNVATRINNLRYIMVIKNAFAALIPVIITGAFGTLFSAMVFDSENGLAQISFLRFLEELKPIASAISYVTLSFLTIYAVFLIGIELAKLNKVDGVFPGIIAVMSYLSVNPTVYELVNENQTVIVENVLAKQYTDTKGLFLGMLVSILSIELYCWLRKQKKLQLRMPDTVPTNVSASFSALFPTILTVSGIAAAGFIIKELTGMYLYDIIYNVVQRPLEGVVQGLPGILLLMFIAQVFWVIGIHGNQMVKPIREPLLLAAIAVNTEAFEAGKEVPNIITMPFWDMYMSMGGSGVTIGLLIAVLLVGKREDMKQITKLSLAPGIFNINEPVIFGMPIMLNPILAIPFILTPLITGTIGYFATALGFAAKAVVMVPWPMPPIVNAYLATAGNIGAVITQLVCIIVSILIYLPFVKVANRVENDGI; from the coding sequence ATGAGGGGATCTGGAATGAGTTTTATGGATAAATTAGCCAATGTTTTAGGGAACGTGGCAACGAGAATCAATAATTTAAGGTATATCATGGTGATAAAAAACGCATTTGCTGCATTGATTCCGGTAATTATTACGGGTGCTTTTGGCACATTGTTTTCAGCAATGGTCTTTGACTCGGAAAATGGCTTAGCACAGATAAGTTTCTTGCGTTTTTTAGAAGAATTAAAGCCTATCGCATCTGCCATCAGCTATGTCACACTAAGTTTCTTGACCATCTATGCTGTTTTTCTGATAGGGATCGAATTAGCCAAGCTGAATAAAGTGGATGGTGTATTCCCTGGTATCATCGCAGTGATGTCTTATTTATCTGTTAATCCAACTGTTTATGAATTAGTGAATGAAAATCAGACTGTTATAGTAGAAAACGTATTGGCTAAACAATATACAGATACGAAAGGGTTATTTTTGGGAATGTTGGTCTCCATCCTTTCTATTGAACTTTATTGCTGGTTGAGGAAACAGAAGAAACTACAGCTGAGAATGCCTGATACCGTGCCAACGAATGTTTCTGCTAGTTTTTCTGCTTTATTCCCGACGATTCTGACTGTATCGGGTATCGCGGCTGCGGGATTTATCATCAAAGAACTTACAGGAATGTACCTTTATGATATCATTTACAATGTCGTACAACGCCCATTAGAAGGTGTCGTACAAGGGTTACCGGGTATTTTGCTATTGATGTTTATTGCGCAAGTCTTTTGGGTGATTGGTATCCATGGAAATCAAATGGTGAAGCCGATACGGGAACCGTTGCTTTTAGCGGCAATTGCTGTAAATACGGAAGCTTTTGAAGCTGGAAAAGAAGTACCGAACATTATTACTATGCCATTTTGGGATATGTATATGAGTATGGGCGGGTCTGGAGTCACGATCGGTTTACTGATTGCAGTATTGTTAGTTGGAAAACGGGAAGATATGAAACAAATCACCAAGTTATCCCTTGCTCCTGGGATCTTCAACATCAATGAACCAGTTATTTTTGGTATGCCGATCATGCTGAATCCAATTTTAGCTATTCCGTTTATCTTAACGCCTCTTATCACTGGAACGATTGGTTATTTTGCAACCGCTTTAGGATTTGCGGCGAAAGCAGTTGTAATGGTCCCTTGGCCAATGCCGCCGATCGTCAATGCTTATCTGGCAACAGCAGGAAATATCGGTGCAGTTATTACGCAACTTGTTTGTATTATTGTTTCTATTTTGATCTATCTGCCATTTGTAAAAGTAGCAAATCGTGTGGAAAATGATGGGATCTAA
- a CDS encoding PTS sugar transporter subunit IIC translates to MDKFVAFMEKHFIPVASKIGAQRHLVAIRDSFMVSMPLMILGALAVMINNLPIPGFQELMNSIFGGESWKGFGAAAWNGTFAILSVLIAFLLAYHLANGYRKDGVSAGVISLGSFFALGGALGMSSNGLFIAIIVGIISTEIFVRLSGNEKLIIKMPDGVPPAVAKAFASLLPAMITISAFALVAAIFAAFGVDDIVGSFYTVVQEPFMGLANSYPSALLLAFITPFLWFFGLHGANMVDPLMQTINAPAIEANVNAIAAGHSAPFIVNKPFFDSFVNLGGTGATLGLLLAIYLVGRKNKPYMVVTNLSIAPGVFNINEPTMFGLPIVLNPIMFIPFILTPMVLVSVAYFATSTGLVPAATVMPPWVTPPIIGGVLATKSIAGGVLAAVNLVLSILIYLPFVKVATIQERRKEALDA, encoded by the coding sequence ATGGATAAATTTGTTGCATTTATGGAGAAACATTTTATACCTGTAGCATCAAAAATTGGTGCACAACGGCATTTAGTTGCGATTCGGGACTCATTTATGGTGAGTATGCCGTTAATGATCTTAGGAGCATTAGCAGTAATGATCAATAACTTACCGATTCCCGGGTTCCAAGAATTGATGAACTCAATTTTTGGTGGTGAATCATGGAAAGGATTCGGGGCTGCTGCTTGGAACGGTACATTTGCCATTCTTTCTGTCTTGATTGCTTTCTTGCTTGCTTATCATTTAGCTAACGGCTACCGAAAAGACGGTGTTTCCGCAGGTGTGATTTCTTTAGGCTCTTTCTTCGCTTTAGGCGGAGCATTAGGTATGAGCTCAAACGGTTTGTTTATTGCTATTATTGTTGGGATTATTTCAACAGAAATCTTTGTACGTTTAAGCGGAAATGAAAAATTGATCATCAAAATGCCTGATGGTGTGCCACCGGCAGTTGCAAAAGCATTTGCTTCATTACTACCAGCAATGATCACTATCTCTGCGTTTGCTTTAGTTGCTGCAATTTTTGCTGCATTCGGTGTTGATGATATCGTAGGTTCTTTCTATACAGTGGTCCAAGAACCATTTATGGGACTTGCAAACTCTTATCCATCTGCCTTACTGCTTGCATTTATCACACCATTCTTATGGTTCTTTGGTTTACACGGAGCGAATATGGTCGATCCTTTGATGCAAACAATCAATGCGCCAGCCATTGAAGCAAACGTTAATGCAATCGCAGCTGGACATAGCGCACCGTTTATCGTGAACAAACCTTTCTTTGACAGCTTTGTCAACTTAGGAGGAACAGGTGCAACTTTAGGTTTACTGTTAGCTATTTATTTAGTAGGACGTAAAAACAAACCATATATGGTTGTAACAAACTTGTCGATTGCGCCAGGTGTCTTCAATATTAATGAACCAACGATGTTTGGGTTACCTATCGTGTTGAACCCGATCATGTTCATTCCATTTATTTTGACACCAATGGTCTTAGTTAGTGTTGCTTACTTTGCGACTTCTACAGGTTTAGTGCCAGCAGCTACCGTTATGCCTCCATGGGTAACTCCACCAATTATTGGCGGTGTATTGGCAACAAAAAGTATTGCAGGTGGTGTACTAGCCGCTGTCAATTTGGTTCTTTCTATTTTGATCTATCTACCGTTCGTCAAGGTAGCTACGATCCAAGAAAGAAGAAAAGAAGCTTTAGATGCTTGA
- a CDS encoding membrane protein, whose protein sequence is MKKNKNQIIDIIFMLFLSFAYVIPLFMSKGIYHSVNQDTYFHLSRIIGLDNVWSSPVNFNNFDHHGTMMNIFYPWLTLYPAFLFYKMMGNLVLSYNIYYFFITFLTMVVSYFSMKQIKNNRYISLLFSIIYTFSAYRAIDIFHRASLGEAVALTFLPLILMGCYEIYIRDYQKWYWLSIGMTLVVYTHLLSVAMVSVFIGGTLFLSFYFWDQKIARLLSLLKATVLTFFLSAGFLIPFIQQSRAQELKVPLGKELSGMAPSDMLTHILNNNYNNYTIGLFLFLGLIGAFIFIKKLTADDLFIFFLGVFVLFCSTNLFPWQLFNHTPVKSLQFVWRLNGFSSLFIAYTMSIVIYYIFSTKNNSWKIMVFTFLALILHLSGVSNSIHANKDSLTLIAPEDAVAIAENYNHTDYANKESIYHPDMINNDQYLLGNQEINPTTHFMSNKLTIELDNSNNKNTVLTTPIYRYKGQVASINGKLVQTKLSKFGTTELTIPPGINKVVITYQYTKLAIASRYLSIVTLILFLLYRFTFSKQKQPRREVQHSH, encoded by the coding sequence ATGAAAAAAAACAAAAACCAAATAATAGATATCATTTTTATGTTATTTCTAAGTTTTGCTTACGTCATCCCTCTATTCATGTCTAAGGGAATCTATCATAGTGTCAATCAGGATACTTACTTTCATTTATCTCGAATCATAGGACTAGATAATGTATGGAGTTCTCCAGTAAACTTCAATAACTTCGATCATCATGGAACAATGATGAATATTTTTTATCCATGGCTTACTCTTTATCCAGCTTTTTTATTTTATAAAATGATGGGAAATCTTGTTTTAAGTTATAATATCTACTATTTTTTTATCACTTTTTTAACAATGGTCGTTTCTTATTTTTCTATGAAACAAATAAAAAACAATCGTTATATTTCGCTGTTATTTTCGATTATTTATACATTTTCCGCCTATCGTGCCATTGACATATTCCATCGTGCTTCATTGGGAGAAGCTGTCGCTTTAACATTTTTGCCTTTGATACTAATGGGGTGTTACGAAATTTATATTAGAGATTACCAAAAATGGTACTGGTTGTCTATTGGCATGACGCTAGTAGTGTATACTCATTTACTTTCTGTCGCTATGGTTTCTGTATTTATTGGAGGAACGTTGTTTCTTTCTTTTTATTTTTGGGACCAAAAAATCGCTAGACTCTTAAGTCTTTTAAAAGCTACCGTCCTCACCTTTTTTTTAAGTGCGGGATTCTTAATTCCTTTTATTCAACAATCTAGAGCACAAGAATTGAAAGTCCCACTGGGAAAAGAATTAAGTGGTATGGCTCCTAGTGATATGCTGACACATATTTTAAATAATAACTATAACAACTATACTATTGGATTATTCTTATTTCTCGGATTGATTGGTGCTTTTATTTTTATAAAAAAATTAACTGCTGATGATTTATTTATTTTCTTTCTTGGTGTATTTGTTCTTTTTTGTTCAACCAATTTATTTCCTTGGCAACTTTTTAACCATACACCAGTTAAGAGTCTACAATTTGTCTGGCGGTTAAATGGTTTTTCTTCTTTATTTATAGCCTATACGATGAGTATAGTGATCTATTATATTTTTTCTACTAAAAATAATTCATGGAAAATAATGGTCTTTACGTTTCTTGCACTAATATTGCATCTCTCAGGAGTAAGCAATTCTATCCATGCTAACAAAGATTCATTAACACTTATAGCACCTGAAGACGCTGTTGCTATAGCTGAAAATTACAATCATACTGATTATGCAAACAAAGAGTCAATCTATCATCCTGATATGATTAATAATGATCAATATTTACTAGGTAACCAGGAAATAAATCCAACAACTCATTTTATGAGTAACAAACTTACAATTGAATTAGATAATTCGAATAATAAAAATACTGTCTTGACGACACCTATTTATCGTTATAAAGGGCAAGTGGCTTCTATTAATGGCAAACTAGTACAAACAAAATTATCTAAGTTTGGCACAACTGAATTAACTATTCCTCCAGGTATAAATAAAGTCGTTATTACTTATCAGTACACAAAACTAGCAATTGCTTCAAGATATTTATCTATCGTTACTTTGATTTTATTTTTACTTTATCGATTTACTTTTTCTAAACAAAAACAACCGAGAAGAGAAGTACAACATTCTCACTAG
- a CDS encoding PTS sugar transporter subunit IIB encodes MEKKTIMLVCSAGMSTSLLVTKMQKAAEAKGMEADIFAVSASDADNQLESKNVDVLLLGPQVRFMQNQFAEKLAPKGIPLDVINMADYGMMNGEKVLDQAEKLINK; translated from the coding sequence ATGGAAAAGAAAACAATCATGCTTGTATGTTCAGCTGGAATGAGTACAAGTCTCCTAGTCACAAAAATGCAAAAGGCAGCAGAAGCAAAAGGAATGGAAGCAGACATCTTTGCTGTATCTGCTTCAGATGCGGATAATCAACTAGAATCTAAAAATGTAGACGTTTTACTTTTAGGACCGCAAGTACGCTTTATGCAAAATCAATTTGCTGAAAAGCTAGCACCTAAAGGCATTCCTTTAGATGTAATCAATATGGCTGACTATGGCATGATGAATGGTGAAAAAGTACTCGACCAAGCAGAAAAACTAATAAACAAATAA
- a CDS encoding glycoside hydrolase family 1 protein: MKITIPKNFILGAASSAWQTEGWKGKKEGQDSFIDSWYKNEHFVWHNGYGPAVATNFMEQYQQDVDLMKSIHLTHYRTSINWARFFTDYENCIVDEEYAQHISEMIDSLIEADVEPMICLEHYEVPAFLLEKYDGWSSRKVVDFYAKYAQIAFDRYGDRVKNWFTFNEPIVPQTRCYLDAVRWPHEQNTKKWMMWNYHKVLATAKAVEIYRSGNYGGRIGCILNPEMVYARSNSPEDQKAAYMYDLFYNRVFFDPMVKGYYTEEFLELCQKQSIYFDPATEDLETIQHHTVNFLGINQYYPKRVRAPRYQWNEETPFHPERYYEVFDLPGKKMNNSRGWEIYPKIMYDIAMYLKENYHNIPWLITENGMGREYEEQYMDEKGIVQDDYRIEFIGQHLHYLIKATEEGANCEGYMLWAFTDCVSPMNAFKNRYGLVRIELNDERSRTLKKSASWYQTLIDKRELDLPDEIYK; the protein is encoded by the coding sequence ATGAAAATTACTATTCCAAAAAATTTTATTCTTGGTGCTGCATCTTCTGCTTGGCAAACGGAAGGTTGGAAAGGAAAAAAAGAAGGACAGGATTCGTTTATAGATAGCTGGTATAAAAATGAACATTTTGTTTGGCATAATGGGTATGGCCCAGCCGTAGCAACTAATTTTATGGAACAATACCAGCAGGATGTGGATCTGATGAAATCCATCCATCTGACACATTATCGGACTTCTATCAATTGGGCTCGTTTTTTTACTGATTATGAGAACTGTATAGTAGATGAAGAATATGCTCAGCATATAAGTGAAATGATCGACTCTTTGATCGAAGCAGACGTAGAACCGATGATTTGTTTGGAACATTATGAAGTCCCAGCTTTTCTTTTGGAAAAATATGATGGCTGGTCTTCAAGAAAAGTAGTTGATTTTTATGCTAAGTATGCTCAAATTGCCTTTGATCGTTACGGTGATAGGGTAAAAAACTGGTTTACATTCAACGAACCAATCGTTCCCCAAACGCGTTGCTATTTGGATGCTGTTCGCTGGCCGCATGAACAAAACACAAAAAAGTGGATGATGTGGAATTATCATAAAGTTTTAGCAACGGCTAAAGCAGTAGAGATTTACCGCAGCGGAAATTATGGTGGAAGGATTGGCTGTATTTTAAATCCTGAAATGGTCTATGCTCGATCCAATTCTCCAGAAGACCAAAAAGCTGCTTATATGTATGATTTGTTTTATAATCGAGTATTTTTTGATCCGATGGTAAAAGGATACTACACAGAAGAGTTCCTGGAGTTGTGTCAAAAACAATCGATTTATTTCGATCCTGCAACAGAGGATTTAGAAACGATTCAGCATCATACAGTAAATTTCCTTGGAATCAATCAATATTATCCTAAACGCGTTCGCGCCCCTCGTTATCAATGGAATGAAGAGACACCTTTCCATCCTGAACGATATTATGAAGTCTTTGATTTACCTGGGAAGAAAATGAATAATTCCAGGGGATGGGAAATCTATCCGAAAATCATGTATGATATAGCCATGTATCTAAAAGAAAATTATCATAATATCCCTTGGCTGATAACAGAAAACGGTATGGGAAGAGAATATGAAGAACAGTATATGGATGAGAAAGGAATCGTGCAAGATGATTACCGTATCGAATTTATCGGACAGCATTTGCATTACTTGATCAAAGCAACAGAAGAAGGCGCAAATTGCGAAGGCTATATGTTATGGGCATTCACTGACTGTGTGTCACCAATGAATGCATTTAAGAATCGATATGGATTAGTTCGAATCGAATTGAACGATGAACGAAGCAGAACATTGAAAAAATCTGCTTCGTGGTATCAGACTTTGATTGATAAGAGAGAATTGGATTTGCCTGACGAAATCTATAAATAA
- a CDS encoding FadR/GntR family transcriptional regulator encodes MEENKTLVEVTTDKILRYLKEMQLQVGDKLPNEYELSDYLEVGRSTVREAVRALASRNILEVRQGAGTFVSDKRGIANDPLGFSLIEDQDRMIRDLFELRYLLEPKMAGLAAEYATKNQIVQMKKLTQKIETSFREGTQEHVQLDIDFHTMIAEASGNVALLHIIPIINESIALFNKNYDIQHLKIETIDIHTEIVQAIERRNALAAFDAMTVHMAINRRELQKIIGEKETN; translated from the coding sequence TTGGAAGAAAATAAAACCCTAGTAGAAGTAACTACTGACAAGATCCTTAGATATTTAAAGGAAATGCAGTTGCAAGTAGGAGATAAACTGCCGAATGAATATGAATTGTCCGATTATTTAGAGGTGGGGCGAAGCACGGTGCGAGAAGCTGTGCGGGCTCTAGCTTCCAGGAATATCCTTGAAGTTCGGCAAGGAGCGGGGACATTTGTCAGTGATAAGCGAGGGATTGCCAATGACCCACTCGGTTTTTCTTTGATTGAAGATCAGGATCGGATGATACGAGACTTATTTGAACTGAGATATTTATTGGAGCCTAAGATGGCAGGTTTGGCAGCGGAATATGCAACGAAGAATCAAATCGTCCAAATGAAAAAATTAACGCAAAAGATTGAAACTTCTTTTCGAGAAGGCACACAAGAACATGTTCAATTAGACATCGATTTTCATACGATGATTGCAGAAGCTAGCGGAAACGTAGCCTTGCTGCATATTATCCCAATCATTAATGAATCAATTGCTTTGTTTAATAAAAATTATGATATCCAGCATCTGAAAATCGAGACGATCGATATTCATACAGAGATCGTTCAGGCCATCGAAAGGCGGAATGCACTTGCTGCGTTTGATGCAATGACTGTCCATATGGCAATAAATCGGAGAGAATTACAGAAAATAATAGGAGAAAAAGAAACTAATTGA